GCACATCAGGGAGGAGCACATTTAGCTCCATCCAACACAATGGCTGCATTTGAGCAGGCTGACCGATTGGGAGCAGATGTGCTTGAATTTGATGTCCATATAACAAAGGACGGCCATTTGGTTGCCATTCATGATGCAACTGTTGACCGAACCACCAACGGTACAGGGAAGGTAGATTCCTTTACACTAGAAGAGCTAAAGGAATTAGATGCGGGCTTTACCTTTCAAGATGAAAACGGGAACTATGTCTATCGGGGAAAAGGAGTAACGATTCCGACTGTACAAGAAATATTTGAAGCCTTTCCAGATCAATACATGATGATCGAGATAAAAGATGATAATCCTCCAGAAAGAATGGATGAAACCGTGCAAAAGCTTTGGCAACTGATCCACACATACGGGATGGAGGATCAAATACTGGTTGTCTCATTTGATCAAAATATTGTCGATTCTTTTAAAGTTTTGAGCGGGCATCAAGTAGCACTAGGAGGGGGGAGAGAAGAGGTAAAGTCTTTCGTCATTTCAAGCATGCTGTCCATTCAGCCGCTATACAGACCAAAAGTTCATGGCTTTCAGCTTCCGCTAAGGGAGGGAGAGCTTGATTTAACAAAGAAGTATGTTTTAGAAAATGCCCACCGGCGGGGAATGAAAATCTATTATTGGACTATTAATGACAGAGAGACGATGGAAATGCTAATAGAACGTGGAGCTGACGGGATTATAACAGATCGGCCAGATTTGCTGCTCGAGGTTTTATCTGAAAAGTAAAGGAGGACAGAGAGAAATTCTGTCCTCCAATTTTTTTTCATGGATGGATCGGGAAGGTCATTTTAAAAGTAGTTTCCTCCAAATTTGAGATGCACTCTAGTACACCTTTATGTTTTTCAATGATTTCTTTGCAAACAAATAAACCCAGGCCAGTCCCTAACTGTTTTGTAGTGACAAACGGTTCAAAAATTGTTTGGAGTAAGGCAGGAGGAATAGCAGGTCCATTGTTTGAAAGTTTTACAATCACTTGATTATCATATGTATAGGATTGAATATAAATTTTAGGGTCAGGACGGTAGTTTTGCAGCACATCAATCGCATTAAATAGTATGTTCATAAAGACTTGCCGAAGTTCATCCTGGTAACCATAAATGTAAGTATCTATTTGTAATTGTTTAAATACCTCTACTTTAGCGCCTAATAGACTTGGATATAAAAAAGAAAGGATTTCTTCGATTAAAAGCTGCAGATCAATTTTTCCTTTTTCTTTTCCAATCAATTCTTTTTTAGATAGAAGCAGAAATTGAGATATCCGAAAGTTTAATTGTTCAATTTCTCCTGCAATAATATCAAGATAAGGGACAGTCGGATGATCGGAACGCAGTAATTGCACAAAGCCTTGAATCGATGTTAGCGGATTACGAAATTCATGAATAAAACTTGAAGTCATTTGACCAAGCAAAGTTAACCGATCTTTATGAGATTGATTAATAAAGCTTTTTTTTTCTTCAATAATTTTATCCTTCAGTTCATCATAATGGCTGACAGCGCAGTATAAAAACCAATCAAAACATAGATTGATATTGTCAAAGATTTCTTGTAAAAACGAATGTTTATCTTTGAAATCGAGCTTGTATAATTGATGAAAAATTTCACTTCTCCCTATGCTAACGTTATAAACAAACTCGCCAATATTGATTTCTGAGGCAACTCTTTCTTCAGCCACCCTTTTAGCTAACAATTCGATGTGTGGCTTCATTTCCTCGTAAGGTATCATAATTGCCTTCTGGATAATTGAATACATCATCTCGCCATTTTTTAATATATTTCCCTGATAGGGATCATTTGGAGAAACTATAATTTTCTTGCTCCAACTTTCAAGTAAAGAAAATTTATAGGATTCCAAATAATCATGAATGTGAAGCTTAGTTGCAAACATCCCCATTTCCCCTTCTGCCAAACGTATTCTTATACAATTTCTAGAACTTATTCCTAGTTTCCTGCTAAAATTAAAAGGTTTTCATTGCTTTTTTTTTAGCCATTTCCTATAATAAATGAGAAAATAAAATATTAATTTTTCCACAAGGGGAGCCTGTTTAAGGCTGAGAGTGAACTTTGTTCAGACCCTTTGAACCTGTTAGTTAGTACTAGCGTAGGGATGTGGTTTACCATTTCGTCCAGCGTGCAGTGCTCTTTGCATTGCTTTTTTTAATGGGAAATGGTTCGTTCACTCCCCCTCGAAAAAAAGAAAGGGGATTTTTTTATGGAAGCAAGATCAGCCAACACTCTATTTATTGTAGAGG
This DNA window, taken from Bacillus oleivorans, encodes the following:
- a CDS encoding glycerophosphodiester phosphodiesterase is translated as MGNVVYERKKSTSGRILKLSLFVLIGFIVILLALPGQKADPHPFLKTDKPLVIAHQGGAHLAPSNTMAAFEQADRLGADVLEFDVHITKDGHLVAIHDATVDRTTNGTGKVDSFTLEELKELDAGFTFQDENGNYVYRGKGVTIPTVQEIFEAFPDQYMMIEIKDDNPPERMDETVQKLWQLIHTYGMEDQILVVSFDQNIVDSFKVLSGHQVALGGGREEVKSFVISSMLSIQPLYRPKVHGFQLPLREGELDLTKKYVLENAHRRGMKIYYWTINDRETMEMLIERGADGIITDRPDLLLEVLSEK
- a CDS encoding histidine kinase N-terminal domain-containing protein → MFATKLHIHDYLESYKFSLLESWSKKIIVSPNDPYQGNILKNGEMMYSIIQKAIMIPYEEMKPHIELLAKRVAEERVASEINIGEFVYNVSIGRSEIFHQLYKLDFKDKHSFLQEIFDNINLCFDWFLYCAVSHYDELKDKIIEEKKSFINQSHKDRLTLLGQMTSSFIHEFRNPLTSIQGFVQLLRSDHPTVPYLDIIAGEIEQLNFRISQFLLLSKKELIGKEKGKIDLQLLIEEILSFLYPSLLGAKVEVFKQLQIDTYIYGYQDELRQVFMNILFNAIDVLQNYRPDPKIYIQSYTYDNQVIVKLSNNGPAIPPALLQTIFEPFVTTKQLGTGLGLFVCKEIIEKHKGVLECISNLEETTFKMTFPIHP